CATGCATGGAAACAGTATTATATGCTCAAAGGAATCAATAATCATGCTGCCTAAAAGAGAAAAGCTTGCTGATCGATTACCGCTCAAAACTCCTTTTTCAGTTCATATTTTTCCATCATATAAGTGTAATTTCAAGTGTAATTACTGTATACATGCAATTTCAAACGCTGAATTAAAGAAAAGGGGATTTAGTAAAGATGTTATGAATTTTAATACCTTTATTAATGCAATCAAAGGAATAAAAGATTATGAATCGAGAATTAAAGCGCTAATTTTTGCAGGCCATGGTGAACCCCTATTGCATCCAGACATTATAAAAATGGTTGACTTAGCAAAAAAAGAAAACATAGCAGAGAGAGTAGAAATAACAACTAATGCATCGATGCTGAGCAAACAAATGTCTGATAGTCTTATCGATGCAGGCCTGGACAGGCTTAAAATATCTATTCAAGGTACATCAGAGAAAAAGTACAAAGAAATATCTAATCACAACCTTATTTATAATGATTTTATTGACAATATTAAATACTTTTACAGTCAAAAAAAACATACTGAAGTCTATATAAAAATAATAGACATTGCATTGAAAGATAAGCAAGATGAATTTTATTTTAAGTCGATATTTTCATCAATTTCAGATTATATTGACATAGAATATGCCATCCCTTTTGTACCGCAGCTCGACTTATCATTAATAAAAAATAACTTTGATAAATGCAAACAGGGTCACGCTATTCATTCAGAAATTTGTTCTATGCCATTTTATATGCAAGTAGTTACACCAAACGGTGATGTACTGCCTTGTTGCTCTATTGATATACCAATAGTTTTAGGTAATGTTAATAATGAAAGCCTGAAGCAATTATGGGAAAGTGAACAACAGAGGAAATTTTTATTAACTATGTTAAGCGATAGAGAATCTAATAAAGTATGTAGTCGATGTTCTGTACCGATATATGGATTGCAGGAAGGAGATTATCTCGATAGTTGTAAAGATAAATTACTTAAAGCTTTCGAAAATGGAGCACCGAATGCAAGCTAAGATTAAGCCTGGGTACGACAATCAGCGTAGACTATTAAGAGACATAGTTCCTCTAGACACTCCATTTACCTTATTTATAGCACCATCACAGGT
This is a stretch of genomic DNA from gamma proteobacterium SS-5. It encodes these proteins:
- a CDS encoding radical SAM protein; its protein translation is MLPKREKLADRLPLKTPFSVHIFPSYKCNFKCNYCIHAISNAELKKRGFSKDVMNFNTFINAIKGIKDYESRIKALIFAGHGEPLLHPDIIKMVDLAKKENIAERVEITTNASMLSKQMSDSLIDAGLDRLKISIQGTSEKKYKEISNHNLIYNDFIDNIKYFYSQKKHTEVYIKIIDIALKDKQDEFYFKSIFSSISDYIDIEYAIPFVPQLDLSLIKNNFDKCKQGHAIHSEICSMPFYMQVVTPNGDVLPCCSIDIPIVLGNVNNESLKQLWESEQQRKFLLTMLSDRESNKVCSRCSVPIYGLQEGDYLDSCKDKLLKAFENGAPNAS